A window from Bos indicus isolate NIAB-ARS_2022 breed Sahiwal x Tharparkar chromosome 1, NIAB-ARS_B.indTharparkar_mat_pri_1.0, whole genome shotgun sequence encodes these proteins:
- the SLC5A3 gene encoding sodium/myo-inositol cotransporter, with protein sequence MRAVLETADIAIVALYFILVMCIGFFAMWKSNRSTVSGYFLAGRSMTWVAIGASLFVSNIGSEHFIGLAGSGAASGFAVGAWEFNALLLLQLLGWVFIPIYIRSGVYTMPEYLSKRFGGHRIQVYFAALSLILYIFTKLSVDLYSGALFIQESLGWNLYVSVILLIGMTALLTVTGGLVAVIYTDTLQALLMIVGALTLMVISMMEIGGFEEVKRRYMLASPNVTSILLTYNLSNTNSCNVHPKKDALKMLRNPTDEDVPWPGFILGQTPASVWYWCADQVIVQRVLAAKNIAHAKGSTLMAGFLKLLPMFIIVVPGMISRILFADDIACINPEHCMQVCGSRAGCSNIAYPRLVMKLVPVGLRGLMMAVMIAALMSDLDSIFNSASTIFTLDVYKLIRKSASSRELMIVGRIFVAFMVVISIAWVPIIVEMQGGQMYLYIQEVADYLTPPVAALFLLAIFWKRCNEQGAFYGGMAGFILGAVRLTLAFAYRAPECDQPDNRPVFIKDIHYMYVATALFWITGLITVIVSLLTPPPTKEQIRTTTFWSKKSLVVKESCSPKDEPYKMQEKSILRCSENSEAINHVIPNGKSEDSIKGLQPEDVNLLVTCREEGNPVASLGHSEAETPVDAYSNGQAALMGEKERKKEAEDGSRYWKFIDWFCGFKSKSLSKRSLRDLMEEEAVCLQMLEEPPQVKVILNIGLFAVCSLGIFMFVYFSL encoded by the coding sequence ATGAGGGCTGTACTGGAGACAGCAGACATTGCCATAGTGGCCCTGTATTTTATCCTGGTCATGTGCATTGGTTTTTTTGCCATGTGGAAATCTAATAGAAGCACCGTGAGTGGATACTTCTTGGCGGGGCGCTCTATGACCTGGGTAGCAATTGGTGCCTCTCTATTTGTGAGCAATATTGGGAGTGAGCACTTCATTGGGCTGGCAGGATCTGGAGCGGCAAGTGGATTTGCAGTGGGCGCATGGGAGTTCAATGCCTTGCTGCTTTTGCAACTTCTGGGATGGGTTTTCATCCCGATTTACATCCGGTCAGGGGTATACACCATGCCTGAATACTTGTCCAAGCGATTTGGTGGCCATAGGATTCAGGTCTATTTCGCAGCGTTGTCTCTGATTCTCTATATCTTCACCAAGCTCTCTGTGGATCTGTATTCGGGTGCCCTCTTTATCCAGGAGTCTTTGGGTTGGAACCTCTATGTGTCTGTCATCCTGCTCATTGGCATGACCGCTTTGTTGACCGTCACCGGAGGCCTTGTCGCAGTAATCTACACAGACACCTTGCAGGCTCTGCTCATGATCGTTGGGGCACTCACACTTATGGTGATTAGCATGATGGAGATTGGCGGGTTTGAGGAAGTTAAGAGAAGGTACATGTTGGCCTCACCCAATGTCACTTCCATCCTGCTGACGTACAACCTTTCCAACACAAATTCTTGTAATGTCCACCCCAAGAAAGACGCACTGAAAATGTTGCGGAACCCAACAGATGAAGATGTTCCTTGGCCTGGATTCATCCTTGGGCAGACCCCGGCTTCAGTCTGGTACTGGTGTGCCGACCAGGTCATCGTGCAGAGGGTCCTAGCAGCCAAAAACATTGCTCATGCCAAAGGCTCCACCCTGATGGCCGGCTTCCTGAAGCTTCTGCCAATGTTTATCATAGTGGTCCCCGGAATGATTTCCCGGATACTGTTTGCCGATGACATAGCTTGCATCAACCCCGAGCACTGCATGCAGGTGTGTGGAAGCAGAGCTGGGTGCTCTAACATTGCCTACCCGCGCCTCGTGATGAAGCTGGTTCCCGTGGGCCTCCGGGGCCTGATGATGGCCGTGATGATTGCCGCTCTGATGAGTGACTTGGACTCCATTTTCAACAGCGCCAGCACCATATTCACCCTCGATGTGTACAAACTCATCCGCAAGAGCGCCAGTTCCCGGGAACTGATGATCGTGGGCAGGATATTTGTGGCCTTCATGGTGGTGATCAGCATCGCGTGGGTGCCCATCATCGTGGAGATGCAAGGAGGCCAGATGTACCTTTACATCCAGGAGGTAGCTGACTACCTGACGCCCCCAGTTGCAGCCCTGTTCCTTCTGGCCATTTTCTGGAAGCGCTGCAATGAACAAGGGGCTTTCTATGGTGGAATGGCGGGCTTTATCCTTGGAGCAGTCCGCTTGACACTGGCCTTTGCCTACCGTGCCCCGGAATGTGACCAACCTGATAACAGGCCAGTCTTCATTAAAGACATCCATTACATGTATGTGGCCACAGCATTGTTTTGGATCACAGGACTCATTACTGTAATTGTTAGCCTTCTCACACCACCTCCTACGAAGGAACAGATTCGCACCACCACTTTTTGGTctaagaagagcctggtggtcaaGGAGAGCTGCTCCCCGAAAGATGAACCATACAAAATGCAAGAGAAGAGCATTCTGAGATGCAGTGAGAATAGTGAGGCCATCAACCACGTCATCCCCAACGGGAAGTCTGAGGACAGCATCAAGGGCCTGCAGCCGGAAGATGTGAATCTGTTGGTGACCTGCAGAGAGGAGGGCAACCCAGTGGCTTCCTTAGGTCATTCGGAGGCAGAAACACCCGTGGATGCGTATTCCAACGGGCAGGCAGCTCTCATgggtgagaaagagagaaagaaagaagcagaggaCGGAAGCCGGTACTGGAAGTTCATCGATTGGTTTTGTGGCTTTAAAAGTAAGAGCCTCAGCAAGAGGAGTCTCAGAGACCTGATGGAGGAGGAGGCTGTTTGTTTACAAATGTTGGAAGAACCTCCACAAGTTAAAGTAATACTCAATATTGGACTTTTTGCTGTGTGTTCACTTGGAattttcatgtttgtttatttctccttatGA